From a region of the Physeter macrocephalus isolate SW-GA unplaced genomic scaffold, ASM283717v5 random_235, whole genome shotgun sequence genome:
- the SYCN gene encoding syncollin, whose product MFLLCSLLLALALAAVPGVRGACPQPADLKNVNGTRICARLYDKSDPYYDLCCGGAELSLEPGADMPYLPSGWKNTISSLVVAPRCELTVWSSRGKAGKTRKFSAGSYPRLEEYRRGIFGDWSNSISSLYCRCF is encoded by the exons ATGTTCCTTCTGTGCTCACTGCTGCTGGCCTTGGCCCTGGCGGCCGTCCCCGGCGTCCGAGGCGCCTGCCCGCAGCCCGCCGACCTCAAGAACGTCAACGGGACGCGCATCTGCGCCAGGCTCTACGACAAGAGCGACCCCTACTACGATCTCTGCTGCGGCGGCGCCGAGCTGTCGCTGGAGCCGGGCGCCGACATGCCCTACCTGCCCTCTGGCTGGAAGAACACCATCTCGTCCCTCGTGGTGGCCCCTCGCTGCGAGCTCACCGTGTGGTCCTCTCGCGGCAAGGCCGGCAAGACGCGCAAATTCTCGGCCGGCAGCTACCCGCGCCTGGAAGAGTACCGCCGCGGCATCTTCGGGGACTGGTCCAACTCCATCTCCTCGCTCTACTGCAG GTGCTTCTGA
- the NCCRP1 gene encoding F-box only protein 50: protein MEEVREGPALGGGMEEPASTQELPSPPSPAAPETPGLPAPEQPTEAYAQQLLLQEWAPPGGSLELPPRLTWKLLFPQRPLYRNLLRSPNPEGINVYEPAPPTGPTQQPLETLGNVRGWHIKTEKLQQGLSWTVKQQSVDLLAEGLWEELLDVKQPHITVMDWDVYEDSRLDVCVCELHVWLLAADRRTVIAQPHVPPPDLWERPPHPGHWVQVSHVFRQYGPGARFVLFLHKTKNRMERGVLLRTRVTNSSVSVQFRE from the exons ATGGAGGAGGTGCGGGAAGGACCGGCGCTCGGTGGCGGGATGGAGGAACCCGCGAGCACCCAGGAGCTGCCGTCGCCGCCGTCGCCCGCGGCCCCCGAGACCCCCGGGCTCCCCGCGCCTGAGCAGCCGACCGAGGCCTATGCACAGCAGCTGCTGCTACAGGAGTGGGCGCCGCCGGGCGGGAGCCTGGAGCTGCCCCCGCGCCTCACCTGGAAGCTGCTCTTCCCGCAGCGGCCGCTCTACCGCAACCTGCTCCGCTCTCCCAACCCCGAGG GCATCAACGTTTATGAGCCAGCGCCCCCTACTGGTCCCACACAGCAACCCCTGGAGACTCTGG GCAATGTCCGCGGCTGGCACATTAAGACAGAGAAGCTCCAGCAGGGCCTCAG CTGGACCGTGAAGCAGCAGAGTGTGGACCTTCTGGCGGAGGGCTTGTGGGAGGAGCTGCTCGATGTTAAGCAGCCACACATCACGGTCATGGACTGGGATGT gtatGAGGACAGCCGATTGGACGTCTGTGTGTGTGAGCTGCACGTCTGGCTGCTGGCAGCTGACCGCCGCACAGTCATCGCCCAGCCCCACGTGCCCCCCCCGGACCTCTGGGAgaggcccccccaccccggccactGGGTCCAG GTGTCCCATGTATTCCGCCAGTACGGCCCTGGCGCCCGCTTTGTCCTCTTCCTGCACAAGACCAAGAACCGGATGGAGCGCGGTGTGCTGCTGCGGACGAGGGTGACCAactcctctgtgtctgtgcagTTCAGGGAGTGA